From a single Ascaphus truei isolate aAscTru1 chromosome 2, aAscTru1.hap1, whole genome shotgun sequence genomic region:
- the LOC142487251 gene encoding uncharacterized protein LOC142487251: protein MQADRFQTYIAENTQGSSTEADQEFLAAALQAERLANDALDCRFGKQVTDEQTKGGTENGVRSVKRTIKQHNPDPSIMTNQKRASKMHRHQSVRSPKVAAEMQIQNKKPRAPQPEKKVNAEMQTQNKKPRAPQPEKHASKTTVRHATRRVPDKCTPAHDNEQPSTSKALYGVKRPTTTVTVTIEPPPATMLNSPTAKADIISRATGGESARINTTPVSGLQQAQLENILRRIDFGRRPRVNDPAVAQPTIKRRRVPLQDITPVTNSKSQGFPLQDITIVTNNDHGAQKGQSGNCTTINDIDTPHYWRWFYNHFVFWIDLNRLIENVISDLKTLIFVKEHERDLERMKALLLRLRRSSDIFHKGVMHLKGDSGANNQNIIHDVIITTPCTDNTHPKATTALCIEDESDIESRGCTEYLFWVDVKRSINAFMRELYSHCWVPHVERNMCMEPAFKLKLDRLTTVFSNGAQLLTNS from the exons ATGCAGGCTGACCGCTTCCAAACATATATTGCCGAAAATACACAGGGGAGTTCCACAGAGGCAGACCAAGAAT TTTTGGCTGCTGCACTTCAAGCTGAGCGGTTGGCTAATGACGCTCTAGACTGTCGATTTGGAAAACAGGTTACCGATG AACAAACCAAGGGGGGTACGGAAAACGGTGTACGATCTGTCAAACGTACGATCAAACAGCACAACCCTGATCCGTCCATAATGACAAATCAAAAACGGG CTTCAAAAATGCACCGGCACCAAAGCGTTAGAAGCCCAAAAGTCGCCGCTGAAATGCAAATCCAGAACAAGAAACCACGGGCCCCGCAACCTGAAAAGAAAGTCAACGCTGAAATGCAAACCCAGAACAAGAAACCACGGGCCCCGCAACCTGAAAAGCATG CCTCAAAGACGACCGTAAGGCATGCCACTAGACGTGTTCCTGATAAATGTACCCCTGCACACGACAATGAGCAGCCCAGCACATCAAAAGCTTTGTACGGTGTAAAGCGACCAACAACAACGGTTACGGTTACAATCGAACCACCACCAGCTACAATGTTGAACTCCCCAACAGCAAAGGCGGATATCATTTCGCGTGCCACCGGCGGTGAGTCAGCACGCATAAACACAACACCTGTATCAGGCCTGCAACAAGCCCAGTTGGAAAATATATTGCGTAGAATTGACTTTGGCAGACGCCCACGTGTAAATGACCCTGCTGTTGCACAGCCAACAATTAAAAGACGAAGGGTGCCTTTACAGGACATCACACCGGTCACAAACAGTAAAAGTCAAGGGTTTCCTTTACAGGACATCACGATTGTCACAAACAATGATCATGGGGCGCAGAAAGGTCAGTCAGGTAACTGTACGACGATTAATGACATTGATACACCGCATTATTGGCGATGGTTCtataatcattttgttttttggATAGATTTAAATCGGCTTATAGAAAATgtaataagcgacttgaaaacatTGATTTTTGTGAAAGAGCATGAACGCGATTTAGAGCGCATGAAAGCCTTGTTATTAAGGCTTCGCCGTTCAAGCGATATATTTCACAAGGGTGTAATGCATCTAAAGGGGGATTCAGGGGCCAACAACCAAAACATAATACACGACGTAATAATAACAACACCGTGTACTGACAATACACACCCAAAAGCCACAACAGCGCTGTGTATAGAGGACGAATCTGACATTGAGAGCCGGGGTTGTACTGAATACCTTTTCTGGGTGGATGTAAAGAGGTCTATCAACGCATTCATGCGTGAACTGTATTCACATTGTTGGGTGCCTCATGTCGAACGCAACATGTGTATGGAGCCGGCGTTCAAACTAAAACTTGATCGTTTAACGACTGTATTTAGCAACGGGGCCCAATTACTAACCAATTCATGA
- the LOC142488209 gene encoding uncharacterized protein F54H12.2-like, with amino-acid sequence MAFIHTNSIECAKSELDIFEIQPTQTSIEKSLYVEIQPLAALSETAPLEFYIAGNGEHYFDLNNTLIYITCKIVKQDNTPIADGARVSLINYPIATLFNQLDVTLGDRLISQSNNLYAYRAYIETILNYSADALSTQFTTGLFYKDTAGQHQTRTVGGDNHGFTKRSQMTERGKAVELLGHLHSDIFFQEKLILNGLDLKIKLTRNKDTFCLMSAEAEPFKIQILNASLFVKRVQIAPAVRIGHAQGLLSGNAKYTIDRVGMKIYSIAVGSRVCNLENLFLGQLPKLVIIGFVDNDAFSGAYDKNPLCFKHNHVNFAALYLDGEQIPTKPFQPDFENANSIREYMALVQIAGKQNADAGFLINREEYVEGYTLFAFDLSPDQERGGHFSLIRNGNLRAEIRFSRALDRTVNIIVYGVFDNVIEINQRREVLYDFL; translated from the coding sequence ATGGCGTTTATTCACACCAACTCCATAGAATGCGCTAAATCTGAACTGGATATCTTTGAAATACAGCCTACACAGACGAGCATAGAAAAAAGTCTGTATGTGGAAATACAACCGTTGGCCGCCCTTTCAGAAACGGCACCGTTGGAGTTTTATATCGCTGGCAACGGGGAACATTATTTCGACCTCAATAATACTTTGATTTACATTACGTGTAAAATCGTCAAACAGGACAATACACCGATTGCTGATGGAGCACGCGTGAGTCTAATCAATTATCCGATAGCAACGCTTTTCAATCAGTTAGATGTAACTttgggggacagactcatatcgCAATCCAATAACCTGTACGCATATCGGGCGTATATTGAAACAATTCTGAACTATAGCGCTGATGCATTATCCACGCAGTTTACCACCGGTTTATTTTACAAGGATACAGCGGGGCAACACCAAACCCGCACAGTGGGTGGTGATAACCATGGTTTTACAAAGCGTTCCCAAATGACAGAACGTGGTAAAGCCGTAGAATTACTGGGACATCTACATAGCGATATATTTTTTCAAGAGAAACTTATACTGAACGGTCTGGACTTAAAAATTAAACTCACTAGAAATAAAGATACATTttgtttaatgtctgctgaggCTGAGCCGTTTAAGATTCAAATTCTAAACGCGTCGCTGTTTGTCAAAAGGGTGCAAATTGCGCCGGCAGTGCGCATAGGTCATGCGCAGGGGCTTTTAAGCGGCAACGCAAAATACACTATCGACCGTGTGGGGATGAAAATTTATAGCATCGCGGTCGGAAGTCGCGTATGCAATCTAGAAAACCTGTTTTTGGGTCAATTACCCAAACTGGTCATTATAGGATTCGTTGATAATGACGCTTTTTCTGGTGCTTACGATAAAAACCCCCTTTGTTTCAAACACAACCATGTGAATTTTGCAGCGCTGTATTTAGACGGCGAACAAATACCGACAAAACCGTTTCAACCAGACTTTGAGAATGCTAATTCTATTAGAGAATACATGGCCCTGGTACAAATTGCCGGTAAACAAAATGCAGACGCTGGATTTCTCATTAATCGTGAAGAGTATGTTGAGGGGTACACGCTATTTGCGTTTGATTTGTCACCCGATCAGGAACGCGGTGGTCACTTCTCACTAATTCGCAATGGAAACCTGAGGGCTGAAATACGCTTTTCAAGGGCTCTGGATAGAACCGTTAATATTATTGTGTACGGCGTTTTTGATAACGTTATTGAGATAAATCAGAGAAGAGAAGTGTTATATGACTTtctctga